One region of Pongo pygmaeus isolate AG05252 chromosome 21, NHGRI_mPonPyg2-v2.0_pri, whole genome shotgun sequence genomic DNA includes:
- the LOC129021974 gene encoding signal-regulatory protein delta isoform X5 produces MLIPASPLHPPLPSLLLYLLLELAGTSDEEFQVNQPQSLVSVNAGDVLTLACNMSALSPEGPVLWFKSTGPGQQLIYSFNGSHFPRVTPVENTMVDQTDYSIRITDMLPEDAGIYYCVKLRVGHPDMEFFSGPGTTVYVNGATHVFHVQQTEMSQTVSTGESIILSCSVPDTLPNGPVLWFKGTGPNRKLIYNFKQGHFPRVKEIGDTTKPGNTDFSIRIHEISLADAGTYYCVKFIKGRAIKEYQSGQGTQVFVIVGVTNGYKFDGLKQQK; encoded by the exons ATGCTCATCCctgcctccccactccacccacctctgccttccttaCTGCTGTATCTGCTGCTTGAACTGGCAG gAACTTCAGATGAAGAGTTCCAGGTGAACCAGCCTCAGAGTTTAGTGTCAGTCAATGCTGGAGATGTCCTAACCCTGGCCTGCAATATGTCTGCTCTGTCCCCAGAAGGGCCTGTCTTGTGGTTCAAGAGTACTGGGCCAGGACAACAATTAATCTATAGTTTCAATGGAAGCCACTTCCCCAGAGTAACTCCAGTGGAAAACACAATGGTTGATCAAACTGACTATTCCATTCGCATCACTGACATGTTGCCAGAGGATGCTGGCATCTACTACTGTGTGAAGTTAAGGGTAGGACACCCTGACATGGAGTTTTTCTCTGGTCCAGGAACCACCGTGTATGTGAATG gAGCCACACATGTGTTCCATGTGCAACAAACAGAGATGTCACAGACTGTATCAACTGGGGAGTCAATCATCTTGAGTTGCAGCGTACCAGATACCTTACCAAATGGACCTGTCTTGTGGTTCAAGGGAACAGGGCCAAACCGGAAATTAATCTACAATTTCAAACAAGGTCACTTTCCCAGAGTAAAAGAGATTGGagacaccaccaagcctggcaacACAGACTTTTCCATCCGTATCCATGAAATCTCTCTTGCTGATGCTGGCACCTATTATTGTGTGAAGTTCATAAAAGGGAGAGCTATCAAGGAGTACCAATCAGGTCAGGGCACTCAGGTGTTTGTTATTG TTGGTGTAACTAATGGATACAAATTTGacggcttaaaacaacagaaatag